A window of Isachenkonia alkalipeptolytica genomic DNA:
AATGATCATGAAGATGCTACTGCGGGTGAAGAAACAGAAGATTCAAATGAAGAAGGGGAATCAATAGATGAAGATGAGCCAATTGATGAAGAGGATGAGGGAGAGGCCGGCGAGTTTGAGACTGCCGTCGGAGAAACCGTATCAAATGAAAGCGGAGATTTTACATTAATCAATAGAGCCAGTGATATACCGACTCAAGAAGATGGACCGATTGTATTAAACATTCCCCAAGTGAATACAGCCTATGCGGAACTAAAGGGAGAGATGGTAGATTATTTAGAACGGGATAGTATGCATTATATTCAAATCGATATGGAGGTAGAAAACACATCAAGCGAGACCATAGAGTTTTATGCATCTCAAGCTACTATTACAACTAATACCGGAGAACAGTTGGAGTCGGACTTTTGGCTGTCGGATCATATTGAAGGAACTTATATCGGGGAGGTAAGAAAGTCCGGGTCACAGTTTTTTATTTTAGAAAACTCTGAGGCCGAGGATATTGAATGGGTACGAATTATAATTAGTGGCCCGACAGATGAAGACTGGGAAACCCTCGGAGAAGGAATGGATTTTAAGGTTGAATTTTAAATGAAGAAATAATGAAGTAATAGCTCTTCTATGCTTGAAAATACCTGTAAGGTCTAAAAAAGTAGAAGAATAAGTTCCTATAAGAAAAAACCTCCTCAAGGTTCTGTGAACAGTCCTGAGAGAACATCTATCGGGGACGTCAGGTTGCGTAAAAACAAAATCATTAAAACTTAGCATTACCACCCTTTATTCAGGAACTGATGGCAGGCAAGATTAAAGAAACCGGTGAAATCTCCGTGACGGATCCGGATGCTCGGCGTATGAATGGGAGGTTGTATTTTTAAAGTTATTCAATAAATTAAAGTCTCATCATTATGAATCAAAGCTCTTTTTCGGTGGATATTCCAGGGGAAATGATCCTTGACCGGCCTTTTCCTTACGGCATCAAAGCCTTCAATGGCAGCCTGCTGTTTGCAGGGGTGGTGGAAATTCCAGCAGAAAACCCCAATTAATGGTATAATAGAGTAAGTACCCATTGAATCCCTCCGTGCAGTATGGATGAGTACGGGGGAGCTTTTATTTTCATGGAGTTGAGGGATATGATTTAAATGGAGGCAAAACTATGAACAGCCAAACAGCACCATTATCGAAAAAATCGATGATCCCCAAAGGGCTCTTGGTGGCCATCGGAGGGAAGGAAGACAAGGAAAACGATCTGCAGATCCTATCCACTGTCATGTCTCTTGTCAACAAAGAGAAGAAAAAAATCGAAATCATTACAACTGCAAGTCAACACCCCAAAGAGGTGGGCAGTGATTATTACAGAATATTTACAAAGGACCCCAATCACACAGTGGGATTATTGCATATCTCCACAAGGGAACAGGCGGCCGACGTCAGCTTTTTGGAACGAATCTCCGAGGCTGACGTTATTTTTTTTACCGGAGGGGATCAGTTGAGGATTACCAGTATTTTAGGGGGCTCTCCCATTGAAGGGGAAATACTTCGGAGATACAGGGAGGAGTTTTGCATCATTGCCGGCACCAGCGCCGGAGCCAGTGCAATGTCCAAGACCATGATTAACGGCGGAGACAGCAGGGAAGCTCTTCGAAAGGGAACCATTAGTGTTTCCAGCGGAATCGGTCTGGTTGATAATGCCATCATCGATACCCACTTTGTGGAGCGGGGACGCTTCAGCCGCTTAATGCAGACGGTCAGTATGAATCCCAGAAATACCGGTATTGGACTGGGAGAGGATTCCGGTATCGTGATTGAGGAGGGCTGTATTTTAAAAGCCATCGGAGGGGGCATCACGGTGATTCTGGATGGACAGAATCTTAAATACACCAACGTTGCAAACATCAACTCCGATGAGTCCATCGCCATTGAGAATCTGGTGATTCACACCATTGTTGATGGCTATGGCTATGATCTGTGCAGGAAAAGGTATCTAAAACCCGATGACCTGAGAAGGATGCATCTGGGTGAAAGCGAGGAGAATACCAATGAAAATAATTGAAATGAGAGCCATTCGCGGACCCAATTACTACAGCAGGCATCCGGTGATCTTTATGAGGCTGGATCTCGGGGAGCTTGAAGAAAAGCCGACAGACAAGATTCCCGGATTTAAAGACAATCTGGCTATG
This region includes:
- a CDS encoding cyanophycinase; its protein translation is MNSQTAPLSKKSMIPKGLLVAIGGKEDKENDLQILSTVMSLVNKEKKKIEIITTASQHPKEVGSDYYRIFTKDPNHTVGLLHISTREQAADVSFLERISEADVIFFTGGDQLRITSILGGSPIEGEILRRYREEFCIIAGTSAGASAMSKTMINGGDSREALRKGTISVSSGIGLVDNAIIDTHFVERGRFSRLMQTVSMNPRNTGIGLGEDSGIVIEEGCILKAIGGGITVILDGQNLKYTNVANINSDESIAIENLVIHTIVDGYGYDLCRKRYLKPDDLRRMHLGESEENTNENN